A section of the Amblyomma americanum isolate KBUSLIRL-KWMA chromosome 2, ASM5285725v1, whole genome shotgun sequence genome encodes:
- the LOC144121324 gene encoding uncharacterized protein LOC144121324 — MRALPTLVLLSTIAFVAVLARPDWEFLRRRLGGRFHGHRPHHHHRPCDTDTSTEETNNTTEAAVTTEAATDGLTTEAVTDSVTTGGVANAVTPETGTDAVTSEAATSADASAATTAPVTSEAASTEVPTTQAA; from the exons ATGAGAGCACTTCCAACGCTCGTGCTGTTATCCACCATTGCATTCGTTGCTG TCCTCGCGAGACCAGATTGGGAATTTTTGCGCCGCAGACTTGGCGGACGCTTTCATGGACACCGACCTCACCAC CACCACCGCCCATGCGACACTGACACCTCCACGGAAGAGACCAACAACACAACTGAGGCCGCAGTAACCACGGAAGCTGCAACCGATGGTCTAACGACTGAAGCAGTAACCGATTCTGTAACCACTGGAGGAGTGGCCAATGCTGTAACGCCTGAAACAGGAACAGACGCTGTAACGTCTGAAGCAGCGACCAGTGCTGATGCGTCGGCTGCTACAACAGCGCCGGTCACAAGCGAGGCCGCTTCGACGGAAGTCCCTACGACTCAAGCTGCTTGA